The proteins below are encoded in one region of Triticum aestivum cultivar Chinese Spring chromosome 1B, IWGSC CS RefSeq v2.1, whole genome shotgun sequence:
- the LOC123141849 gene encoding uncharacterized protein isoform X2 translates to MPPLLQGAGEIGDEDKKQQAGRGGLEVLGGRRSSSWFVMEAAPPARGHRWCTRCRIIGAALVRSVCHCSFCSTRAQEAYLQSLSKAMSHYHKAQLLLLDITDFSLWIQSKYESSSKPSSRTSPCLRRRLEGCPISSHLLQCFLRRMSLEMWKI, encoded by the exons ATGCCGCCACTGTTGCAAGGAGCAGGGGAGATAGGCGACGAGGACAAGAAGCAGCAGGCTGGTCGCGGTGGGCTTGAGGTGCTGGGAGGACGGAGGAGTTCGTCGTGGTTCGTCATGGAGGCGGCGCCGCCGGCCAGGGGACATCGTTGGTGCACTCGGTGCAG GATCATCGGGGCTGCTCTCGTTCGTTCAGTTTGTCACTGTTCCTTTTGCTCTACTCGTGCTCAAG AGGCTTACTTGCAGTCCCTGAGCAAGGCTATGTCGCACTACCACAAGGCCCAACTGCTGCTCCTCGACATCACCGACTTCTCGCTGTGG ATCCAGAGCAAGTATGAGAGCTCCAGTAAGCCATC GTCCAGAACCAGTCCATGTCTGAGACGACGTTTGGAAGGGTGTCCGATTTCATCGCACCTTTTGCAATGTTTCCTAAGACGGATGAGCCTAGAG ATGTGGAAGATCTAA
- the LOC123141849 gene encoding uncharacterized protein isoform X1, which yields MPPLLQGAGEIGDEDKKQQAGRGGLEVLGGRRSSSWFVMEAAPPARGHRWCTRCRIIGAALVRSVCHCSFCSTRAQEAYLQSLSKAMSHYHKAQLLLLDITDFSLWIQSKYESSSKPSSRTSPCLRRRLEGCPISSHLLQCFLRRMSLEVPEQYNSISSHVSARVDTVYCVGYADSF from the exons ATGCCGCCACTGTTGCAAGGAGCAGGGGAGATAGGCGACGAGGACAAGAAGCAGCAGGCTGGTCGCGGTGGGCTTGAGGTGCTGGGAGGACGGAGGAGTTCGTCGTGGTTCGTCATGGAGGCGGCGCCGCCGGCCAGGGGACATCGTTGGTGCACTCGGTGCAG GATCATCGGGGCTGCTCTCGTTCGTTCAGTTTGTCACTGTTCCTTTTGCTCTACTCGTGCTCAAG AGGCTTACTTGCAGTCCCTGAGCAAGGCTATGTCGCACTACCACAAGGCCCAACTGCTGCTCCTCGACATCACCGACTTCTCGCTGTGG ATCCAGAGCAAGTATGAGAGCTCCAGTAAGCCATC GTCCAGAACCAGTCCATGTCTGAGACGACGTTTGGAAGGGTGTCCGATTTCATCGCACCTTTTGCAATGTTTCCTAAGACGGATGAGCCTAGAGGTACCAGAACAATACAATTCAATCTCTTCTCATGTTTCTGCAAGAGTAGATACAGTGTACTGTGTTGGATATGCTGACTCGTTTTGA
- the LOC123141849 gene encoding uncharacterized protein isoform X3 — MPPLLQGAGEIGDEDKKQQAGRGGLEVLGGRRSSSWFVMEAAPPARGHRWCTRCRIIGAALVRSVCHCSFCSTRAQEAYLQSLSKAMSHYHKAQLLLLDITDFSLSRASMRAPVSHRPEPVHV, encoded by the exons ATGCCGCCACTGTTGCAAGGAGCAGGGGAGATAGGCGACGAGGACAAGAAGCAGCAGGCTGGTCGCGGTGGGCTTGAGGTGCTGGGAGGACGGAGGAGTTCGTCGTGGTTCGTCATGGAGGCGGCGCCGCCGGCCAGGGGACATCGTTGGTGCACTCGGTGCAG GATCATCGGGGCTGCTCTCGTTCGTTCAGTTTGTCACTGTTCCTTTTGCTCTACTCGTGCTCAAG AGGCTTACTTGCAGTCCCTGAGCAAGGCTATGTCGCACTACCACAAGGCCCAACTGCTGCTCCTCGACATCACCGACTTCTCGCT ATCCAGAGCAAGTATGAGAGCTCCAGTAAGCCATC GTCCAGAACCAGTCCATGTCTGA